One region of Aeromicrobium sp. Sec7.5 genomic DNA includes:
- the cobA gene encoding uroporphyrinogen-III C-methyltransferase, with amino-acid sequence MAPGPSGSLPLTLRLAGRRVLVVGGGHVATRRTHALVDAGAEVVVVSPAVSARIGELADLGVVTWHRRGYESADLDGAWLVQTATDSPVDHTVAADAEERRIWCLKGGDPDAATAWVPAVAEIDDITIAVSGGGDARRASQLRDAVAAALQGGELPLRHRTHHPGGSVALVGGGPGDPGLLTSRGRRLLAEADVVVVDRLGPVQLLDELSPDVKVIDVGKRPDHHPVPQDEINQILVDQARAGKVVVRLKGGDPYVLGRGGEERLACEAAGIPVEVVPGVTSAISVPAAAGIPVTHRGVATGFTVLTGHEELGHLPLGGHHTIVMLMGVRRLATTAAELVAAGHDPATPVAVVERGSLPDQRVTVGTLASIADRAAAVGARAPAVTVIGDVVRLCPAWTD; translated from the coding sequence ATGGCACCTGGTCCCTCCGGCAGTCTTCCACTGACCCTGCGCCTGGCTGGCCGCCGGGTGCTCGTGGTCGGCGGCGGACACGTCGCGACGCGGCGCACTCACGCGCTGGTCGACGCCGGCGCCGAGGTTGTCGTGGTCTCGCCCGCGGTCAGCGCCCGCATCGGCGAGCTCGCCGACCTCGGGGTCGTGACCTGGCATCGGCGCGGCTACGAGTCCGCCGACCTCGACGGGGCCTGGCTCGTGCAGACCGCGACCGACTCCCCCGTCGACCACACCGTCGCCGCGGACGCCGAGGAGCGGCGCATCTGGTGCCTCAAGGGCGGTGATCCCGACGCCGCCACGGCCTGGGTCCCGGCCGTCGCGGAGATCGACGACATCACGATCGCGGTCAGCGGAGGTGGCGACGCCCGGCGCGCGTCCCAGCTGCGCGACGCCGTCGCCGCTGCGCTCCAGGGCGGTGAGCTCCCCCTGCGTCACCGCACGCACCACCCAGGCGGGTCGGTGGCCCTCGTCGGCGGGGGCCCGGGCGACCCGGGTCTGCTGACCTCGCGCGGGCGACGCCTCCTGGCCGAGGCCGACGTGGTCGTGGTCGACCGTCTCGGCCCCGTGCAGCTGCTCGACGAGCTCTCCCCCGACGTCAAGGTCATCGACGTCGGCAAGCGTCCCGACCACCATCCGGTGCCCCAGGACGAGATCAACCAGATCCTGGTCGACCAGGCTCGCGCCGGCAAGGTCGTCGTGCGCCTCAAGGGCGGCGACCCCTACGTCCTCGGCCGCGGCGGCGAGGAGCGGCTCGCGTGCGAGGCGGCGGGCATCCCGGTCGAGGTCGTGCCCGGGGTCACCAGCGCGATCTCGGTCCCGGCGGCCGCGGGCATCCCGGTGACCCACCGCGGTGTCGCGACGGGCTTCACGGTCCTGACCGGGCACGAGGAGCTGGGCCACCTGCCCCTCGGCGGCCACCACACGATCGTGATGCTGATGGGGGTGCGACGGCTCGCCACGACGGCGGCCGAGCTCGTGGCCGCCGGTCACGACCCGGCGACCCCCGTCGCGGTGGTCGAGCGCGGGTCCCTCCCCGACCAGCGGGTCACGGTCGGCACGCTGGCCTCGATCGCCGATCGTGCCGCTGCAGTCGGGGCGCGAGCCCCGGCCGTGACCGTCATCGGAGACGTCGTTCGCCTCTGCCCCGCCTGGACCGACTGA
- a CDS encoding alpha/beta fold hydrolase, giving the protein MTLVTYVLERVHDTPDAGCVVLFLHGGQQDNLEPVEKKHASWWRVNAMAKRVGAFDDTALSYVIRFGARGWNDPAAPSPVGDARAALAELRDAHPGLPIVLVGHSMGGRTACRVADEKGVIGVVALAPWLPEGEPIAGVAGRDVRILHGTRDRWTSAPLSKVWAEQARSIAASIEWTSLPGAGHFMFRRVSTWNGFVTDSVAEIRRRGTM; this is encoded by the coding sequence ATGACGCTCGTGACCTATGTCCTTGAGCGAGTCCACGATACGCCTGATGCGGGATGCGTCGTTCTGTTTCTGCACGGCGGGCAGCAGGACAACCTCGAGCCGGTCGAGAAGAAGCACGCCAGCTGGTGGCGGGTCAACGCCATGGCGAAGCGCGTCGGCGCGTTCGACGACACGGCGCTCTCCTACGTGATCCGCTTCGGCGCCCGAGGGTGGAACGACCCGGCCGCGCCGTCGCCCGTCGGCGACGCCCGCGCGGCCCTGGCCGAGCTGCGGGACGCCCACCCGGGTCTCCCGATCGTGCTGGTCGGGCACTCGATGGGCGGACGCACCGCTTGCCGCGTCGCGGACGAGAAGGGAGTCATCGGTGTGGTGGCGCTGGCGCCGTGGCTCCCGGAGGGCGAGCCGATCGCGGGGGTGGCCGGCCGGGACGTCCGGATCCTGCACGGCACCCGTGACCGCTGGACCTCCGCACCGCTGAGCAAGGTCTGGGCCGAGCAGGCGCGATCGATCGCCGCGAGCATCGAGTGGACCTCGCTGCCGGGGGCAGGGCACTTCATGTTCCGTCGCGTGTCGACCTGGAATGGCTTTGTGACAGACTCCGTGGCGGAGATTCGCCGGAGAGGAACCATGTGA
- the sigK gene encoding ECF RNA polymerase sigma factor SigK: MATSPASRPGDSRPLSAVGSDSAPDLDDLLVRTARGDDQAFAALYDALGASVLGLARRLVRNPARAEEVTQEVFLQVWRTATRFDPDRGRAKTWVLVLAHRRAVDAIRHDQAASDREDAYEWVGSDHDVVSEEVIVNIEHQQVRRCMDGLTELQREAVNLAYYGGYTYPEVAEMLDANLATVKTRMRDGLIRLRDCMGVAA; encoded by the coding sequence ATGGCCACATCACCAGCGTCGCGACCGGGCGACAGCCGACCGCTGAGCGCGGTCGGCTCCGACTCGGCTCCGGACCTCGACGACCTGTTGGTGCGCACCGCCCGCGGTGACGACCAAGCCTTCGCCGCTCTGTACGACGCGCTCGGTGCCTCCGTGCTCGGACTGGCCCGGCGCCTCGTCCGCAACCCGGCCCGCGCCGAGGAAGTCACGCAGGAGGTCTTCCTCCAGGTGTGGCGTACCGCGACCCGCTTCGACCCCGACCGAGGTCGGGCGAAGACGTGGGTCCTGGTCCTGGCGCACCGCCGGGCCGTCGACGCCATCCGGCACGACCAGGCGGCCTCCGACCGTGAGGACGCCTACGAGTGGGTCGGTTCCGACCATGACGTGGTCTCCGAGGAGGTCATCGTCAACATCGAGCACCAGCAGGTGCGTCGCTGCATGGACGGCCTGACCGAGCTGCAGCGCGAGGCCGTCAACCTCGCGTACTACGGGGGTTACACCTATCCCGAGGTCGCCGAGATGCTCGATGCGAACCTCGCCACCGTCAAGACCCGAATGCGCGACGGACTCATCCGCCTGCGCGACTGCATGGGAGTCGCAGCATGA
- a CDS encoding anti-sigma factor, which translates to MTVELHSLIGPYALGALDEDERDDFESHLDSCPTCAEELDGFIATSIRLGEAVAAEPPAELRAHILAAASKTSQERPTVVALRPRSLRKRIPGLIAAAAVVVAAAGVTAYVSEHQQVQDVRAEQSNVERVMTAGDAVTSESQLGSASMTLTHSPSEDALVLAVKKLPALNDQTYQLWTVRDGVTSSAGLIDSSDLVYVGQVDGVEQLALTVEPAGGSERPTSLPLATMQL; encoded by the coding sequence ATGACCGTCGAACTACACTCACTCATTGGCCCGTACGCGCTCGGAGCGCTGGACGAGGACGAACGGGACGACTTCGAGTCCCACCTCGACAGCTGCCCCACCTGCGCGGAGGAGCTCGACGGATTCATCGCCACGAGCATCCGCCTGGGCGAGGCCGTGGCGGCCGAGCCGCCGGCTGAGTTGCGCGCCCACATCCTGGCCGCAGCCAGCAAGACTTCGCAGGAGCGGCCCACGGTCGTGGCCCTGCGACCCCGGTCCCTGCGCAAGCGCATTCCCGGGCTCATCGCGGCGGCTGCTGTCGTCGTGGCCGCCGCAGGAGTGACGGCCTACGTCAGCGAGCACCAGCAGGTGCAGGACGTCCGCGCCGAGCAGTCCAACGTCGAGCGGGTCATGACCGCGGGAGACGCGGTCACGAGCGAGAGCCAGCTGGGCTCGGCCTCGATGACGCTCACCCACTCGCCCTCCGAGGACGCGCTGGTGCTCGCGGTCAAGAAGCTCCCGGCCCTCAACGACCAGACCTACCAGCTCTGGACCGTCCGCGATGGCGTCACGAGCTCGGCAGGCCTGATCGACAGCAGCGACCTGGTGTACGTCGGCCAGGTCGACGGGGTCGAGCAGCTCGCGCTGACGGTCGAACCGGCCGGCGGCTCGGAGCGACCGACGTCGCTGCCGTTGGCGACCATGCAGCTCTGA
- a CDS encoding alpha/beta fold hydrolase, with translation MQNPIVLINPAMAVGSRYYEPLVRSFEARGWEALALRRRGFEDDLPTASRRTDWSYADEIADLDDAIAAARAGAPDRPVIVLGHSLGGQIAAGQCIGADVEGQGPDAIVGIGASTPWFRRYPRAGLPVLAAGAMAWPLTLAFGYLPKPAFGAPGARTLMREWGAWAVTGRPPFPVHRRIDVPTLVVKLQADPYAVSAATDDYVERFCDPALTTRWTLTREAAGPDGTTDHVRWVRSPAAVVDRVVDFWDQASAKASSGGHEQVRFRSP, from the coding sequence ATGCAGAATCCGATCGTCCTGATCAACCCCGCCATGGCCGTCGGCTCGCGCTACTACGAGCCGCTGGTCAGGTCCTTCGAGGCGCGCGGGTGGGAGGCCCTGGCCCTGCGACGTCGCGGCTTCGAGGACGACCTGCCCACGGCATCTCGCCGCACCGACTGGTCGTACGCCGACGAGATCGCCGACCTGGACGACGCGATCGCCGCGGCACGCGCCGGGGCTCCCGATCGCCCCGTCATCGTCCTGGGCCACAGCCTCGGTGGCCAGATCGCTGCCGGGCAGTGCATCGGCGCCGACGTCGAGGGCCAGGGTCCCGATGCCATCGTGGGCATCGGCGCCTCCACCCCGTGGTTCCGCCGATACCCGCGCGCCGGCCTGCCGGTCCTCGCGGCCGGTGCCATGGCGTGGCCGCTGACCCTCGCGTTCGGCTACCTCCCGAAGCCGGCGTTCGGCGCACCGGGGGCGCGGACCCTGATGCGCGAGTGGGGCGCCTGGGCCGTGACGGGACGACCCCCCTTCCCCGTCCACCGCCGGATCGACGTGCCCACGCTCGTCGTCAAGCTCCAGGCCGACCCCTACGCGGTCTCCGCGGCCACGGACGACTACGTCGAGCGGTTCTGCGACCCCGCCCTCACGACGCGCTGGACCCTGACACGTGAGGCCGCCGGCCCCGACGGCACGACCGACCACGTGCGCTGGGTCCGCAGCCCCGCCGCCGTGGTCGACCGTGTCGTCGACTTCTGGGATCAGGCCTCCGCGAAGGCTTCCAGTGGCGGGCACGAGCAGGTCAGGTTCCGGTCGCCGTAG
- the gcvP gene encoding aminomethyl-transferring glycine dehydrogenase → MTSFVDRHIGPRPSDIAAMVERVGFDSLDALMAAAVPAGIRTQQATEVSAVGQSEHEVLDRLRALSERNNPGVAMIGVGYHPTLTPPVIRRNVLEDPSWYTAYTPYQPEISQGRLEALLNYQTLVGDLTGLPTANSSLLDEGTAAAEAMTLVRRAVRGRDTAPVVVDSGLHPQTIAVIATRAEAMGIELVHADLAQGLPVDDCAGAIIAYPRSDGAIVDPRAVIEATHAANGLAVVVTDPLALVLLASPGSMGADVAVGSAQRFGVPMFYGGPHAGFMAVRAGLERHLPGRLVGVSIDAAGRPAYRLALQTREQHIRREKATSNICTAQVLLAVTASMYAVYHGAEGLREIAARTHAHAATIAGGLREGGLTLTSDAFFDTLTVEVPGRAAEVVAAARAAGVHLRQLDPDLVGVSASEATTSEHVIAVLQAFGVDPQAGTPGSALPTGLLRTDQILTHPVFSEHRSETQMLRYLKKLSDRDYALDRGMIPLGSCTMKLNATAEMEPISYPGFAELHPFVPAEDAVGFIELIDLLEGWLADLTGYARVSIQPNAGSQGELAGLLAIRAYHRSRGDEARTVCLIPSSAHGTNAASAVMAGMKVVVVSSTDEGEVDLVDLRAKCEAHASDLAAIMVTYPSTHGVYEHGITELCDIVHQHGGQVYVDGANLNALVGHARPGEFGGDVSHLNLHKTFCIPHGGGGPGVGPVAVGEHLAPFLPTHPLHPDVSRREGLGPISAAPYGSAGILPIPFAYIALMGADGLTQATSVAVLAANYVAKRLGEAYPVLYSGDHELVAHECILDLRQITKQAGLTIDDVAKRLIDYGFHAPTMSFPVAGTLMIEPTESEDLAELDRFCDAMLAIRAEIDQVASGEVDADDNPLVNAPHTARQLLEWSHAYPVASGVFPSGSTDDKYWPPVGRIDQAYGDRNLTCSCPPLEAFAEA, encoded by the coding sequence GTGACCTCGTTCGTCGATCGCCACATCGGCCCCCGCCCCTCCGACATCGCCGCGATGGTGGAACGGGTCGGCTTCGACTCGCTCGACGCCCTGATGGCGGCGGCCGTGCCGGCGGGCATCCGCACCCAGCAGGCCACCGAGGTCTCCGCGGTGGGCCAGAGCGAGCACGAGGTGCTCGACCGCCTGCGGGCGCTATCAGAGCGCAACAACCCGGGTGTGGCAATGATCGGCGTCGGCTACCACCCGACCCTCACGCCGCCGGTCATCCGCCGCAACGTGCTCGAGGACCCCTCCTGGTACACGGCCTACACGCCGTACCAGCCGGAGATCTCCCAGGGCCGGCTGGAGGCCCTGCTGAACTACCAGACGCTCGTCGGTGACCTCACGGGCCTGCCGACCGCCAACTCCTCCCTGCTCGACGAGGGCACCGCGGCGGCTGAGGCCATGACGCTCGTGCGTCGCGCGGTCCGCGGACGCGACACCGCACCCGTCGTGGTGGACTCGGGTCTGCACCCCCAGACGATCGCGGTCATCGCGACCCGGGCCGAGGCGATGGGCATCGAGCTCGTGCACGCCGACCTCGCCCAGGGCCTGCCGGTCGACGACTGCGCGGGCGCCATCATCGCGTACCCCCGCAGCGACGGAGCCATCGTCGATCCCCGGGCCGTGATCGAGGCGACCCACGCCGCGAACGGTCTCGCGGTCGTCGTGACCGACCCGCTCGCCCTGGTGCTCCTCGCCTCGCCCGGCTCGATGGGCGCCGACGTCGCGGTCGGCTCGGCCCAGCGCTTCGGCGTCCCGATGTTCTACGGCGGCCCGCACGCCGGTTTCATGGCCGTCCGAGCCGGTCTCGAGCGGCACCTGCCCGGCCGCCTCGTCGGCGTGTCGATCGATGCCGCCGGTCGTCCTGCCTACCGCCTGGCGCTGCAGACGCGCGAGCAGCACATCCGTCGCGAGAAGGCGACCTCGAACATCTGCACGGCTCAGGTGCTGCTCGCGGTCACGGCGTCGATGTACGCGGTGTACCACGGGGCCGAGGGCCTGCGGGAGATCGCGGCCCGGACCCACGCCCACGCCGCCACGATCGCCGGGGGCCTTCGTGAGGGCGGGCTCACCCTCACGTCGGACGCCTTCTTCGACACGCTCACGGTCGAGGTGCCGGGTCGCGCGGCCGAGGTGGTGGCCGCGGCCCGCGCCGCCGGGGTGCACCTGCGCCAGCTGGACCCCGACCTGGTCGGCGTCAGCGCGTCGGAGGCCACGACCTCCGAGCACGTCATCGCCGTGCTCCAGGCGTTCGGCGTCGATCCGCAGGCCGGAACTCCCGGGTCGGCGCTTCCGACCGGACTCCTGCGCACCGACCAGATCCTCACGCACCCGGTCTTCTCCGAGCACCGCAGCGAGACGCAGATGCTGCGCTACCTCAAGAAGCTCAGCGACCGTGACTACGCGCTCGATCGCGGCATGATCCCGCTCGGCTCCTGCACCATGAAGCTCAACGCCACGGCCGAGATGGAGCCCATCAGCTACCCGGGCTTCGCCGAGCTGCACCCGTTCGTGCCGGCCGAGGACGCCGTGGGCTTCATCGAGCTCATCGACCTGCTCGAGGGCTGGCTCGCCGATCTCACGGGCTACGCCCGGGTCTCCATCCAGCCGAACGCTGGTTCCCAGGGCGAGCTCGCCGGGTTGCTGGCGATCCGCGCCTACCACCGCAGCCGGGGCGACGAGGCGCGCACGGTCTGCCTGATCCCCAGCTCGGCACACGGCACGAACGCGGCCTCCGCCGTGATGGCCGGCATGAAGGTCGTCGTGGTGTCCTCGACCGACGAGGGGGAGGTCGACCTGGTCGACCTGCGGGCCAAGTGCGAGGCCCACGCCTCCGATCTCGCCGCGATCATGGTCACCTACCCGTCGACGCACGGGGTGTACGAGCACGGCATCACCGAGCTGTGCGACATCGTCCACCAGCACGGTGGTCAGGTGTACGTCGACGGCGCCAACCTCAACGCGCTGGTCGGGCACGCCCGCCCGGGCGAGTTCGGCGGCGACGTGTCGCACCTGAACCTGCACAAGACGTTCTGCATCCCGCACGGTGGCGGCGGACCGGGCGTGGGCCCCGTCGCGGTGGGGGAGCACCTCGCACCGTTCCTGCCGACGCATCCCCTGCACCCCGATGTCTCCCGCCGTGAGGGTCTCGGCCCGATCAGCGCGGCGCCGTACGGCTCCGCGGGCATCCTGCCGATCCCGTTCGCGTACATCGCCCTGATGGGCGCCGACGGCCTCACCCAGGCCACCTCGGTGGCGGTCCTGGCAGCCAACTACGTCGCCAAGCGCCTCGGCGAGGCGTACCCGGTGCTGTACTCCGGTGACCACGAGCTCGTGGCCCACGAGTGCATCCTCGACCTGCGCCAGATCACGAAGCAGGCCGGTCTCACGATCGACGACGTCGCCAAGCGGCTCATCGACTACGGATTCCACGCCCCGACCATGAGCTTCCCCGTCGCGGGAACGCTCATGATCGAGCCGACCGAGTCCGAGGACCTCGCCGAGCTGGACCGCTTCTGCGACGCGATGCTCGCGATCCGGGCCGAGATCGACCAGGTGGCCAGCGGCGAGGTGGATGCCGACGACAACCCGCTGGTCAACGCTCCGCACACGGCGCGCCAGCTGCTCGAGTGGTCACACGCCTACCCGGTGGCCTCGGGCGTGTTCCCCTCGGGCTCCACCGACGACAAGTACTGGCCGCCGGTGGGCCGGATCGACCAGGCCTACGGCGACCGGAACCTGACCTGCTCGTGCCCGCCACTGGAAGCCTTCGCGGAGGCCTGA
- a CDS encoding maleylpyruvate isomerase family mycothiol-dependent enzyme: MDGAADRHRRFAGAMTHRIEGVTDWSVPTPVSDWTAVDVVDHLITWSGAFLAAGGVDLAAGPPVADEPLAAWSHHVGQVQELLDAPDADRVFVHPYAGEHPLATAIDRFYTADVFMHTWDLARATGQDDSLDADFCADLLAGLRPIDDVLRTSGQYGPAVPVPADATVQEQLLGFIGRDPAWQP; the protein is encoded by the coding sequence ATGGACGGCGCGGCCGACCGGCACCGCCGTTTCGCCGGCGCCATGACGCACCGGATCGAGGGCGTGACCGACTGGAGCGTCCCGACCCCGGTGTCGGACTGGACGGCCGTCGACGTCGTCGACCACCTGATCACCTGGTCCGGTGCCTTCCTCGCCGCGGGTGGCGTCGACCTGGCTGCGGGTCCGCCCGTTGCCGATGAGCCGTTGGCGGCCTGGAGCCATCACGTCGGACAGGTCCAGGAGCTGCTCGATGCTCCCGACGCCGACCGGGTCTTCGTGCATCCGTACGCGGGCGAGCACCCGCTCGCCACCGCGATCGACCGGTTCTACACCGCCGACGTCTTCATGCACACGTGGGACCTCGCCCGTGCCACCGGGCAGGACGACTCCCTCGACGCCGACTTCTGCGCCGACCTGCTCGCAGGCCTGCGCCCCATCGACGACGTGCTGCGCACCTCCGGCCAGTACGGCCCCGCGGTGCCCGTGCCCGCCGACGCCACGGTCCAGGAGCAGCTCCTGGGATTCATCGGCCGCGACCCCGCCTGGCAGCCCTGA
- a CDS encoding MerR family transcriptional regulator, whose translation MIEPRDAAPDTSGRDDAAAAAAGDQGLLFDDDLAPVPGGTGYRGPTACSAAGITYRQLDYWARTKLVEPSVRSATGSGTQRLYSFRDILLLKIIKRLLDAGVSLQQIRTAIDHLRQRGTDDLTQVTLMSDGASVYECRSADEVIDLLRGGQGVFGIAIGGVWKEIEGSLHELPSEQTVDETVLTDELSARRRARGAS comes from the coding sequence ATGATCGAACCCCGCGACGCTGCACCTGACACCTCGGGGCGCGACGACGCTGCTGCTGCCGCAGCCGGCGACCAAGGTCTGCTGTTCGACGACGACCTGGCGCCCGTCCCCGGCGGCACCGGCTACCGGGGCCCCACCGCCTGCTCGGCCGCCGGCATCACGTACCGCCAGCTCGACTACTGGGCGCGCACCAAGCTCGTGGAGCCCTCCGTGCGGTCGGCCACCGGGTCGGGCACCCAGCGCCTGTACTCCTTCCGCGACATCCTGCTGCTCAAGATCATCAAGCGGCTGCTCGACGCCGGGGTCTCGCTCCAGCAGATCCGGACCGCGATCGACCACCTGCGTCAGCGGGGCACCGACGACCTGACCCAGGTCACGTTGATGAGCGACGGCGCCAGCGTGTACGAGTGCCGTTCCGCCGACGAGGTCATCGACCTCCTGCGCGGTGGCCAGGGCGTCTTCGGCATCGCCATCGGTGGTGTCTGGAAGGAGATCGAGGGCTCCCTCCACGAGCTGCCCAGCGAGCAGACCGTCGACGAGACGGTCCTGACCGACGAGCTCTCCGCCCGTCGCCGCGCGCGCGGCGCCAGCTGA
- a CDS encoding bifunctional nuclease family protein has product MREVEIVGVRVDMPANQPLVLLREVGGARVVPIWIGAVEASAIAFALQGTPTARPLTHELMATVVEALGDDLQRVEIVDVRDGIFYAELHFESGAVVEARPSDGIALALRAGATVLVAEDVLDAAGLVPESDEEAEVERFREFLDDVEPEDFG; this is encoded by the coding sequence GTGCGTGAGGTCGAGATCGTCGGGGTCCGGGTCGACATGCCCGCCAACCAGCCGCTCGTGCTGCTGCGCGAGGTCGGTGGTGCCCGCGTCGTGCCGATCTGGATCGGTGCGGTCGAGGCGTCGGCCATCGCGTTCGCCCTCCAGGGAACGCCCACCGCCCGGCCCCTCACCCACGAGCTGATGGCGACCGTGGTCGAGGCACTGGGCGACGACCTCCAACGGGTCGAGATCGTCGACGTCCGCGACGGGATCTTCTACGCCGAGCTGCACTTCGAGTCCGGTGCCGTCGTGGAGGCGCGTCCGTCGGACGGCATCGCCCTCGCCCTCCGGGCGGGGGCCACGGTGCTCGTGGCCGAGGACGTCCTGGACGCGGCGGGGCTCGTGCCGGAGTCCGACGAGGAGGCGGAGGTCGAGCGCTTCCGGGAGTTCCTCGACGACGTCGAGCCGGAGGACTTCGGGTAG
- the ftsR gene encoding transcriptional regulator FtsR, producing MTGGAASFERLGIGKVLDELLTEFPDLTITKIRYLESEGLLEPERTPSGYRKFSFDDVERLRFILRQQRDAFWPLSHIRQVLDDVDNGRVPTDQTGRHLSLAEDGLPTAETFSERPSRERLTRDDLLEQAAIDEELLDEMEAHGLIVRRARQKYYDGDDLAIASAVAELARLGVEPRHLRQVRSAAQREADLVDQVVGPRSGDDAEATAAALAAGSIRLHTLVLRSLLQR from the coding sequence ATGACGGGTGGCGCTGCCTCCTTCGAGCGCCTCGGCATCGGCAAGGTCCTGGACGAGCTCCTGACGGAGTTCCCCGACCTCACGATCACCAAGATCCGCTACCTCGAGTCCGAGGGCCTGCTCGAGCCCGAGCGCACGCCGTCGGGCTACCGCAAGTTCAGCTTCGACGACGTCGAGCGGCTGCGGTTCATCCTGCGGCAGCAGCGCGATGCGTTCTGGCCGCTGAGCCACATCCGCCAGGTGCTCGACGACGTGGACAACGGACGGGTCCCGACCGACCAGACGGGCCGGCACCTGTCGCTGGCCGAGGACGGCCTGCCCACGGCCGAGACCTTCAGCGAGCGCCCCAGCCGCGAGCGGCTCACCCGTGACGACCTGCTCGAGCAGGCCGCCATCGACGAAGAGCTGCTCGACGAGATGGAGGCGCACGGGCTCATCGTGCGTCGCGCCCGGCAGAAGTACTACGACGGCGACGACCTCGCGATCGCGAGTGCGGTCGCCGAGCTCGCGCGCCTGGGTGTCGAGCCGAGGCACCTGCGCCAGGTCCGGTCGGCCGCCCAGCGTGAGGCCGACCTCGTCGACCAGGTCGTCGGGCCGCGATCCGGCGACGACGCCGAGGCCACGGCGGCCGCCCTGGCGGCGGGGTCCATCCGCCTGCACACGCTGGTGCTCCGGTCCCTCCTGCAGAGGTGA
- a CDS encoding FHA domain-containing protein encodes MTMPRDGGPDPRDSVEHTTHIPYVDHDTEEMSADDLATVEKLPSGSSMLLVQRGPEAGSRFLLDADEVTVGRHPGSDIFLDDISVSRRHATFRRDGDTFVVSDKGSLNGTYVNRDRIERDIALAGGDEVQFGKFRLLYFDSSAARGRG; translated from the coding sequence ATGACGATGCCACGTGACGGCGGGCCTGACCCGCGTGACTCGGTCGAGCACACGACCCACATCCCCTACGTCGACCACGACACCGAGGAGATGTCGGCCGACGACCTCGCCACGGTCGAGAAGCTCCCCAGTGGCTCGTCGATGCTGCTCGTGCAGCGCGGCCCCGAGGCGGGTTCCCGCTTCCTCCTCGACGCCGACGAGGTCACGGTGGGTCGCCACCCGGGCAGCGACATCTTCCTCGACGACATCAGCGTCTCGCGTCGTCACGCCACCTTCCGTCGCGACGGCGACACCTTCGTCGTGTCCGACAAGGGCAGCCTGAACGGCACCTACGTCAACCGCGACCGCATCGAGCGCGACATCGCCCTCGCCGGTGGCGACGAGGTGCAGTTCGGCAAGTTCCGCCTCCTGTACTTCGACAGCAGCGCCGCGCGCGGCCGTGGCTGA
- the gcvH gene encoding glycine cleavage system protein GcvH has protein sequence MIPEDLHYSEEHEWVRVDGDVVTIGITDFAQDQLGDIVYVELPQVGDAVESGSTVGELESTKSVSDIFSPVSGEVVSRNEALDGSEEVINSDPYGEGWLFKVRVDEDATDGLLTPEAYAALTSG, from the coding sequence GTGATCCCCGAGGACCTGCACTACAGCGAAGAGCACGAATGGGTGCGCGTCGACGGCGACGTCGTCACGATCGGCATCACCGACTTCGCCCAGGACCAGCTCGGCGACATCGTCTACGTCGAGCTGCCGCAGGTCGGCGACGCGGTCGAGTCCGGGTCCACGGTCGGTGAGCTGGAGTCGACCAAGTCGGTCAGTGACATTTTCAGCCCCGTGTCCGGCGAGGTCGTGTCCCGCAACGAGGCGCTCGACGGCAGCGAGGAGGTCATCAACTCCGATCCGTACGGCGAGGGATGGCTCTTCAAAGTGCGAGTCGACGAGGACGCCACCGACGGCCTGCTGACGCCTGAGGCCTACGCCGCGCTCACCTCAGGGTGA